ctagagcagtgatgttttggggctgtcgctgggcaacacggactttcaactccctccaaagattttctatggggttgagatctggagactggctaggccactccaggaccttgaaatgcttcttacgaagccactccttcgttgcccgggcggtgtgtttgggatcattgtcatgctgaaagacccagccacgtttcatcttcaattcccttgctgatggaaggaggttttcactcaaaatctcacaatacatggccccattcattctttcctttacacagatcagtcgtcctggtccctttgcagaaaaacagccccaaagcatgatgtttccacccccatgcttcacagtaggtatggtgttctttggatgcaactcagcattctttgtcctccaaacacgacgagttgagtttttaccaaaaagttatattttggtttcatctgaccatatgacattctcccaatcctcttctggatcatccaaatgcactctagcaaacttcagatgggcctggacatgtactggcttaagcagggggacacgtctgacactgcaggatttgagtccctggcggcgtagtgtgttactgatggtaggctttgttactttggtcccagctctctgcaggtcattcactaggtccccccgtgtggttctgggatttttgctcaccgttcttgtgatcattttgaccccacggggtgagatcatgcgtggagccccagatcgagggagattatcagtggtcttgtatgtcttccatttcctaataattgctcccacagttgatttcttcaaaccaagctgcttacctattgcagattcagtcttcccagcctggtgcaggtctacaattgtgtttctggtgtcctttgacagctctttggtcatggccatagtggagtttggagtgtgactgtttgaggttgtggacaggtgtcttttatactgataacaagttcaaacaggtgccattaatacaggtaacgagtggaggacagaggagcctcttaaagaagaagttacaggtctgtgagagccagaaatcttgcttgtttgtaggtgaccaaatacttattttctaccataatttgcaaataaattcataaaaaatcctacaatgtgattttctggattttttttctctcaatttgtctgtcatagttgacgtgtacctatgatgaaaattacaggcctctctcatctttttaagtgggagaacatgcacaattggtggctgactaaatactttttccccccactgtatcttacaAATTGAGAGCATGCCATTAGTTTGACTCTACCATGTTTTTTTTTCACTGCAAAAACTGTGCCGCCATTTTCTTATTCTTTACAGTAAAAAACTTCTCaatgactttattaattactgAAAATACTTTTTTGTATTATTGTTGTAGTAATCTCAAGCACAATTAGTGCATAAGGGATGATACAGTACACACTAGACAGTACAACTCTGCAGTTGTATTGTACAAACATAATAGATACAGATACCCAAACCCTGTCTTAATCAAAAACAGAAATGGCTAAGGTACAGTACATTATCCATCAAGTGTTCATGATGAAAAAGGCAGTTAAATCTTACAAAAACATTACACCGTCCTCTTACGTTCTGTTTTTCGATCCGCTGTGGATAGCTAGCAGCAGCAGTCTGGGCGCTTTAGTTAACCCCACCGGACGGCTTGTTGACAAGCCATGTGCGAGTGTGAATTTGTAGCAAGGCCTTTAATGCCTACTACACTTTGCAGCTCCATAGAGTTGTTGGGAACAAAATGTAGGAGACAGACCACAAGAGGTAGTACACACATGCCGGAGGGAAAGAGGAACAGAACACCATGACAACTCCtgcaaaacaaaacagaaaaataTAGAAATGTGATGAATAGCCTACCTAAACAAATAGCCTACCTTTCTAATTGCTAGGTTTTGGGATCTGAAACATGAATAAACTTTATAAACTCTCAATTGAGATTTAAGTATGAACTCTTATTCTGAAGTGAGGACTCTTATTACTGCTCACATGCTTAAAGTCCCTGGTATCAACATCCCAAAAGATTTTACAGGACCAAACTTACATTTTTTGAAGAATTGTTTTAACATCTAATgtactattttattttttcacaGAAAAGTGTTTCCCAGGCTTTATTTTAATGGAGTGGATGCTTGGCAGAATTCTCTGGAAGCATCTTCCAGATAGGTAAACAACCGAGCCTTCTGCATTAGGTAGATGCTGCTCCTTCCGCTGCCACTTGCCCCTCTTTCCTGTTCTCACTCACCCTGCACATGATTGGACGTCTTTGTCTGGTGTACAAACTTCGCCAAATTGTTGTAACTATAAACAACCTTTGTCGGTTGTAATTACAATAAACGacaaacaattgaatttaccgccCACACACATTGTAACCTATGTGCGGCAGACTGATCACTTGAATTGACGGGCATGTTGTCATTGTCAAACTCTGGTTAGCCTATCGCCAATGAATGACCCAGCCTATCGCCTGGGTCGTTCTTGAATTACAGTGGCATTTGCATCCCTCGTCTTTGCAACCatgaaaaacactttaaaatgacaaATTGCCACACATCAATCATGTTTTTGATAAAACAAAGTGAGCCATTTATACTGCAAAACTTGATGTTTATGCATTGTTTAAAGTACTTAGGGAAAGCAAATTGGCTTATCCCAGTAGTAACCCAGAAGagttgtagtgacatgttttggggATTTAGAAGTTTCTATCTATTTTAAATGCTAGAAAATAAACACAATTATTGTAAATATTTTATATATCTATAAAATCAAATAACtgtttaaatactttttttttaaacaaatataATGTGTCCCTAGGTTTTATGTCATTGGTGTTGCTGCATGGAAAATCACTCATACAAAGACTTTGAGCATTCCCTCCAGTGGCAAACTGTTATAAGGGAGGGGTCTATATTAAAGAAAATTACTAGCTAATCACACCCTTTTAGTATGTCAATTTGAGGATTCCATTTATAATTTGTGTGCATAAATCCAGTGTCACTTGGTGTTACTCAATTTAAATGAAGGGAAATTACATTGTGATTAATCATATCACTTAAGTCTATTTTTGTAAAGGTTTAATGACCATCTGTGGCCTCCATTTAAGAAAATCCAAATTTACCTAAAATGTATCATTGGTGTTTCTACTCCTACTGGTATCACAATGTTATCATAATGGTCAAAACTACTTAAAGTCATGAAGCTGTCATGGATcgccccggtactgctgctcattccgttcaccagttccggaggtctacgtcaccagcTTTCTAGGTGTCACTGACAttgatcattaccaccaaccacggactgtcttgtctcattacgcacacctggttcccattccccctgattagtatgtgtatgtgtatatacagtgggggaaaaaagtatttagtcagccaccaattgtgcaagttctcccacttaaaaagatgagaggggcctgtaatttacatcataggtacacgtcaactatgacagacaaattgagaaaaaaaatccagataatcacattgtaggatttttaatgaatttatttgaaattatggtggaaaataagtatttggtcacctacaaacaagcaagatttctggctctcacagacctgtaacttcttctttaagaggctcctctgtcctccactcgttacctgtattaatggcacctgtttgaacttgttatcagtataaaagacacctgtccacaacctcaaacagtcacactccaaactccactatggccaagaccaaagagctgtcaaaggacaccagaaacaaaattgtagacctgcaccaggctaggaagactgaatctgcaataggtaagcagcttggtttgaagaaatcaactgtgggagcaattattaggaaatggaagacatacaagaccactgataatctccctcgatctggggctccacgcaagatctcaccccgtggggtcaaaatgatcacaagaaaaatcccagaaccacacggggggacctagtgaatgacctgcagagagctgggaccaaagtaacaaagcctaccatcagtaacacactacgccgccagggactcaaatcctgcagtgccagacgtgtccccctgcttaagccagtacatgtccaggcctgtctgaagtttgctagagtgcatttggatgatccagaagaggattgggagaatgtcatatggtcagatgaaaccaaaatataactttttggtaaaaactcaactcgtcgtgtttggaggacaaagaatgctgagttgcatccaaagaacaccatacctactgtgaagcatgggggtggaaacatcatgctttggggctgtttttctgcaaagggaccaggacgactgatccgtgtaaaggaaagaatgaatggggccatgtatcatgagattttgagtgaaaacctccttccatcagcaagggcattgaagatgaaacgtggcttggtctttcagcatgacaatgatcccaaacacaccgcccgggcaacgaaggagtggcttcgtaagaagcatttcaaggtcctggagtggcctagccagtctccagatctcaaccccatagaaaatctttggagggagttgaaagtccgtgttgcccagcgacagccccaaaacatcactgctctagaggagatctgcatggaggaatgggccaaaataccagcaacagtgtgtgaaaaccttgtgaagacttacagaaaacgtttgacctgtgtcattgccaacaaagggtatacaaagtattgagaaacttttgttattgaccaaatacttattttccaccataatttgcaaataaattcattaaaaatcctacaatgtgattttctggatttttttctctcaatttgtctgtcatagttgacgtgtacctatgatgaaaattacaggcctctcatctttttaagtgggagaacttgcacaattggtggctgactaaatactttttttccccactgtatatgcgccCTCTGTTCCctattgtccttgtcgattattgtcccatgtccgtttgtctcgtgtattgtgctcttggtattacgggtctcgtcccgtgtattgtttaAAAGGTTtccacctcgctcttttgtttgggttacatccctgtgtaatatatatatacacacacgtgtttgttttgggcttcgtacCTGTTGTTgttcatgacgtaccttgtgttggaTGGAGAAAATAAAAACCCTATTACGTATTCCTGTGCCTGTCTTCAAATCCGTATACAACGTGACAGAAGCTGACATATTAGTTGATTTAGAATCGGAAGATTTTCCCAAATACATTGATAAAAAATCATATTTTTTTCTAAATGACACCGCAATTCAAGAACGACCTGCCGACACATGTAGAACGTTCAGCTCCCCgagagaacaggctactctggcGAATTTCAACAATGAATGGAGAATGGTGCTTGTTTAATAAAGTTatatcaaagctgaatcaatgtctgcaagatAACATAATGATTcattagtattctacataacagaaccgaCTATAATAGCATAACATTAATGTAAGACAGCCACCTAATTTCTTGTGAGATTTTAGGATGATTGTGTGAATGGTCGCATTTTTCACTCATGCGGCCAAAATTACACAGCATGCGCCACTAGGCAaaatatgtgctttgattgaaacaaaaacACAGGTATGCTACAGTTAAGCACCATTGGCTTAAAAATTAACTCACGAAACACTGTACATAATTCAAGAatatctaaatgcatattcccatgtaACTGATTGAGATCTAATGGTTGGCATGCAGATGCAGCATGGGTGTTTCACCAGTAAAACTTGAAGAAATATAATTCACAACTGACAGTGAGTAAAGTGAGAAACGTGAAGGGAGCAGCTACGTAACACATGATGCGCAGAATGTGATACAGCTGTTTAGCTCTAGGGAAGAGGCATCCGGTGGGGGCGGAACAGGGCGGTTAAATTCGGTCATGCAGCCTCTGCCTTTATTTTTCAAGAGCTAATTCAGTTCCTCTCTACTACCTATTCTACTGGTTCAGTTTCTTAATGCTGGTCCTGAGGACCTAGCACTACACTAGCCTCATACAACCAGCCTGATCTTGCGAGCTTACATAAATGATCCGTGTAGCAAATAATTTATGTAAGCTTGTGAGATCAGGCTGGTTGTATGAggctagcactacacacctgattccactacTAAACTCATCATCAAACATTTGATCAGTTGAATAagatgtgtagtgctagggcaaaaactaaattgtgcactactttgggTCCACTggaccaggattaagaaacactgGTCTGGAGTATTACCTCCAGCGTAGACCACCTTCTTCCAGGCCTGTGACTCCAGGACCCTGTCGTGAGGGTAGAAGCCCTGGTTGACCATGAAGAGGATCATGGCCACCGCAGTGACCCGCAGGATCACCATGTTACCTCCGgtcagaagagagagacaggccaggatGGCAGAAGAGTAGATACATGGCAGGCCACGGTACATGAAGGGGATGCCTGTAGATGAATAACCACAGAAAGAGAGACATGACCCACATAAGGACTTCTGAATCTGAAATACCCAAAGATTCAATTTTTTTCTAGACTGAACTTCTGAATGGTAAATACACAAAGAGATGTTTCCGTAGACTGTCTATAAATTGATCATGCTATCATCCTAGCATTTCAAAGGATACCATGCTTTTTTTTCTGCTTGATGGAGTTCCTTACCGCTGGAGAAGAAGCAGAGTCGGACAATCACAGACAGGACATAGCACATGCACAGGATGTTGTCCATTAAGGCATGTGTCCTCAGGAGCAATGAAGTTGCAATCCCAAAGGTTGTGAAATCTGCAAAATCATCCAGTTTAGCCCCTGAACCAGAAAGACAGGAAGTGACTAGTTATACATTTGTCTCATGACTTAAATCacacagatcacagattaacatgCTACTGATGTGTGGCTAGTTTACTGCTAATGCCTTCTTACATAAGGCAAAACAAGTTTATCTAATCTTGTTTATGCCAATGGGCTACTTCTCggtgtgtgtgagagtatgtgcgcgtgcatgtgtgtatgtgtgcgtatgtgtgtttgtctgtagTGGACATTTTGGTGTCAGCCTTATAGGCCTGCCACTTTCCTCTGTAAACAACATTCCCAAATGCCACAGTCTATTTGTCCCCCCTGAGTAGGGAGCATGTTTTCACCAAGCGGCGAGCATGAGGTGATTCTGACCCCAGCTCCAATGAACGAGATGGAATTCCACAGCACAGGGGTCAACAATTCTAGCAATTTCAGATATGCTGAGGGCCCAAAGCATTGGGATAAAACAGACAATTGGAGCATGATCCCCCCGAATTAGACTGCTTAAATCGGAAAGTAATTGTTCAATTGACACAAAAAGGGGGGTACAACAACACCCACCTGCAAAGTCATGCAGAAAAATACTGTCGGGACACAAAGCCAAAGCCCTTGAAATATCCGGGTGACGACGCATTGTGGTGCACCTGCTGGGAGCTATTTCAGGCAGCAGTGGTGACCACGGTAGTGTAGACGTGACTATCTGCACACAGGAGGTTGTCATGTACAAAGTATGTACTTTTATGTTGTGATCATTTGAGAATGTGCTGTGTCGGGTACAATTTGAGTATGCTTAAAAGTTTGCTATAATCAACATAGTTTTTACAAATGGAAACGTTAGCTATGTCTTTAAAATAGCCCTACGGCTGAGGCAATTCAACAATGACATGGAGCCATTGCAATGCAGAGAAGATAATTTATTGAACTACATACAAAGATAGAAGCAGATCAGAACAACAAGACAGAGATAGAAGCAGATCAGGATAGCAAAGTGACAGCAAGTACACAATGCAATTCAACGTTCTTTGGTTTGctgtcttttaggtgccttttggaatcTCCCTGTCATTTAAGAGTGTTTTTATGGGGTCTTCAGAAGGAAAACCAGTTCCCTGCtgtcacttacagtgcattcagaaagtattcataccacttgacttattccacattttgttgtgttacagcctgaattcaaaatcaataaaaaaaacaATCTCACCCATTTACACCCAATATTCCATAATGACcatgaaaaacatgtttttagaaatgtttgcacatttattgaaaataaaacacagaaatctcatgtacataagtattcaaaccactgagtcaatacatgttagaatcaccatttggcagcaattacagctgtgagtctttctgggtaagtcactaagagctttgcacacctgatatatattatatatatatatatatata
This portion of the Coregonus clupeaformis isolate EN_2021a chromosome 24, ASM2061545v1, whole genome shotgun sequence genome encodes:
- the tmem269 gene encoding transmembrane protein 269 isoform X1 produces the protein MTAKRTRVLRRMGQMCFWSELLCCGQTYAERTMILLTPSSGFFQHTNKLFLSEQATGVQLKEFVRKNAANALSMANMLMGMASILCSLNGHQHAACWLVLIGYLLDLADGAVARRLDACSALGAKLDDFADFTTFGIATSLLLRTHALMDNILCMCYVLSVIVRLCFFSSGIPFMYRGLPCIYSSAILACLSLLTGGNMVILRVTAVAMILFMVNQGFYPHDRVLESQAWKKVVYAGGVVMVFCSSFPPACVYYLLWSVSYILFPTTLWSCKV
- the tmem269 gene encoding transmembrane protein 269 isoform X2, with amino-acid sequence MILLTPSSGFFQHTNKLFLSEQATGVQLKEFVRKNAANALSMANMLMGMASILCSLNGHQHAACWLVLIGYLLDLADGAVARRLDACSALGAKLDDFADFTTFGIATSLLLRTHALMDNILCMCYVLSVIVRLCFFSSGIPFMYRGLPCIYSSAILACLSLLTGGNMVILRVTAVAMILFMVNQGFYPHDRVLESQAWKKVVYAGGVVMVFCSSFPPACVYYLLWSVSYILFPTTLWSCKV